CGGAAGACGCAGTCATTCTGGTACTGCTGTATCAGGAACAATCCGAGTCCGAATCCCATCCTGCATTGGGTGAGCTGAAAGCCAATATCCGCAACCCGCTGATCATCAACCTGGCCAGCCGTCAGGGCCTGCAAAAAACCGGCCTGTCCTGCGACATCCTGATGCACAACCTCGCCTGATCCCGCCCGGCCCGGCCATTGCCGGGCCATTCTGGAGCGCCGCATGCCCCAAGTCCCCCTGCCTCGCTGCCATTGGTGCGGCGACGACCCGCTGTATATTGCCTATCACGATGAAGAGTGGGGCCGCCCGCAGCACGATGAGCACAAGCTGTTCGAGATGCTGATTCTGGAAGGCGCACAAGCCGGCTTGTCGTGGATCACCATCCTGCGCAAGCGGGATGGCTATCGCCGGGCCTTTAACGGTTTTGATCCGGTAAAAGTGGCGCAGATGAGCGAGGAGGACGTGGAGCGCCTGATGCTGGACAGCGGCATCGTACGTAACCGGCTGAAAATACGCAGCGCCATCCGCAATGCCAAGGTATTCCTGCAGTTGCAGCAACAGCATGGCAGCTTTGACCAGTGGCTATGGTCGCACACTGACGGTTGCAGCCTGGTGAATCACTGGCAGTCACCTGCTGAATGCCCGGCCACGTCGGCACTATCGGATAACATCAGTCGGGAACTGAAAAAAGCAGGGATGAATTTTGTCGGCAGCACCGTAATCTATGCCTATCTTCAGGCAACCGGCGTGATCAACGACCATCTGCAGGGCTGCCACCAGCACCCGCACTACACGCCCGCCTGAAATCAGGCCTGACAGGTATCGAATACCACGGTGTGCAACAGGCCATCAGCCGAATGAAACGGGTGGGCGCTTACCAACTCGTCCTCCTGGCAGAATGCCATCATGCGCCAGCCATGAATCAGCTCGCGCACCTCCTCTTCCGACCACGGCCCTTCCTGACGGTCCGGCACCAGTGCCGACAGTTCGCGGCACAAGGCATGCAGCCGGTCGGGCATGGCCAGTTGCTGTAAGGTAAAAATCAGGGGCTTGACCTGAGGCATGTATAGCCTTTCCCCGGAACGGGTATACGGTGAGCAGCCATCATTTCACGCTTTATTGATCAAATCCAGTTAAAAGACTATTCGTAAAAATCTTTTACTTCTGTCCGTGCAAAACTGCAACGCTGCCAATAAAAAAGGACCACCCGTGACGGATGGTCCTTTTGCGTGCCGTAAAGCTGGCAGGCCGATGCAGGCTCAGAACAACTTCAAGCCCTTGAGCATCACCACCAGAATCAGCAGCGGTGACACAAAGCGCACCACCACCAGCAACACGCGCACCAGGCCCTCGTTGTGCAGCTGGCCTTCATTGGACAAGGCCGACTTCAGGCGATCAAAGCCCCACACCCAGCCCACGAACAGGCATAGGAAAATACCACCCAGCGGCATCAGGATGTTGGAAGTAACGAAGTCGAACAGGTCGAACATGGTCATGCCAAACAGCTTGAAGTCAGCCATGGTGCTGTTGGACAAGGCACACGTCGCCCCGAACAGCGCCAGCACCAGCAGATTGATCACCGTGGCCTTGGGGCGGCTGATACTGAAGCGCTCGCTCAATACCGAAACCGGCACTTCCAGAATCGACAGCATGGCACCGGTAGAGGCAATGGCTGCCAGGATGAAGAAGGCCACCATGAACAGCTGCCCCATGGGCATGCTGGCAAATACCGCCGGAATGGTAATGAACAACAGCGAGGGGCCGGCTTCCGGCTTGAAACCGAAGGCAAACACCGCCGGGAAAATGGCAATGCCGGCCAGCATGGAAACAAACAGGTCGGCACACATCACCCGCAGGGTAGTGGCCGGAATGTTCTGATCATCGCGGAAGTAACTGCCATAAGTCATCATGGTGCCCATGCCAATGGACAGCTTGAAAAATGCCAGGCCCACAGCAGTCAGCACTACACCAGCGGTAATCTTGGAAAAATCAGGTGTAAACAGGAAGCTCACCCCCTGCATGGCACCCGGCAGCATCAGGCTGCGCACACCAATCACCACCAGCAACAAAAACAGCACCGGCATCAGCTTTTTGGTAACAGCCTCAATACCCTTGGCCACGCCCATCAGCAAAATGCCACCAATCAGCGCCAATACCAGCCATTGCCACAGCAGTGACTGCACTGGATCGGCAATCAGCTTGCCAAATGCCGATGAGGTTACTTGCGGATTACTGGACAAAATTCCACCACCGATAGCCTTGAACACATAGGCGAACACCCAGGCAGCGACTTCGGAATAGAAAGCCATGATCAGGAAAGCCGACAACACGCCAAAAGCGCTGATCAGCCACCACGGCTGGCCGGCAGGTGCCAGCTTCTTCAGTGCCGTCACCGCGTCGGACTTGGCCCGACGCCCCAGCATGATTTCGGAAATCATCACCGGCAGGCCCACCAGCAAGGTGGCGCAAACGTAGACGATAAGGAAACCGGCACCGCCATTGGTACCGGTCAGGTAGGGAAACTTCCAGATATTGCCAAGGCCTACGGCCGAGCCCAGCGTTGCTGCCAGCACACCAAAGCTGGAGGTAAAACCGTCACGCGCCTTGCCGGCACCTGCGGAAGCCGAGGATCTGCTGTCCTGTTTCATTTGCTCTCTCATCACGACAAAATTCAAGCCCACTCAAGCGATAACCTGAACGGGTGCCACGGATTCCGGGGTCACCGGAGCGGCGATTCTGAAGTGATTTGCCAGACCATGCAAAATTATTTGTCAGGCCGGATCCTGCACGCGACACAACTCGTCAGTCAGCCGGGCCAGCCAGTCAAAACAGGCAAGCAGTTGACTCTCCTCAATAAATTCATCCGGGCGATGTGCCTGCTCGATAGAACCCGGCCCCAGCACCACGCAAGGTATTCCGGCAGCATGGAAGACACCGGCTTCCGTGGTGTAGGCAACACCATCACCGCCGTGGCAGGCGCACAGCTTTTCCACATAATGCAGTACCTCGCTGTCCGGCGTGGCCTCAAAGGCCGGGCAGTACACGCGGGGGGCGATGCTGATATCGGCTTCGGCAGCCACCTGGCGCATTTCCAGCAACAGATTATCGGCATAATCCCGCACCGAATCGACAAAGCGTTGCGGATCATCTCCGGGCAGCCAGCGGCATTCGAAAGTGAACTCGCAATCCTTGGGGACGATATTGTTGGCGGTACCGCCGTGAATGGTGCCGGTTTGCAGCGTGGTAAACGGCACATCATATAAAGGCTGGTGGTGGCCAAAGGAAGCCTCGGTATCCGCCAGCCTGCGCACATGGGTAATCAGCCGCGCGGCGTATTCGATGGCATTGACCCCTTGCGGTGTCAGCGATGAATGCGCGGCCCGCCCCTGTACATGGCAGTGATAGTGGGCAATGCCCTTGTGCGCAATCACCGGTCGCATCGAAGTAGGCTCACCGATAATGCAACCAGCCACAGCCACCTTGTCCTGCAGCAGGCCATCTATCAAGCGCGGCACACCCAGACAGCCGACTTCCTCATCATAAGACAGCGCAATGCCTAAGCCCTGTCGCAAACGCCCCTGTCCCTCCAGCGCAACCCAGTGCGGCACATGAGACAACACGCAGGCAATAAAGCCCTTCATGTCCGCAGAGCCCCGTCCATACCAGCGGCCATCACCCTTGTCGGTCAGCTCGAACGGTGGCGACGTCCACGCCTGGCCATCAACCGGCACCACATCGGTATGGCCCGACAGCAACAGCAGCGGCTGATCAGCAGAGCCGATACGGGCAAACAGATTGGCCTTGCTTCCTTCGTCATTCAGCGTGAGCTGGCATGACACGCCGTAAGCAGCAAGGTACTGCTTGACCCAGTCGATCAGCTCCAGATTGGAATGGCGGCTGGTGGTATCGAACGCCACCAGCGTACGCAGCAGGGAAAGGTAGGAAGAAGACATGGCGCAATCCTGTAGACAAATGCGGTATAAGGCGAAGTCTGCCCCGACTGCCCGGCAGACGGCAATATGCCGTACACAAAAATGCGGGTGCACGTACCTCATCGGGCCTGAACGGCGATGCCGGCATATCCCGCTTGGCAAACAGAATGAAACCCGCTATTATTCGCACTCTTCTACGGCGGGTCTCCTCGCATTGTACGGTAGCAAACCTGGTCAGGTCCGGAAGGAAGCAGCCATAGTTACTTAGTGCAAGTGCCGAGGGTCAGGCTCGCCACCCCCCCCCCTCTTAGCTTTTCCATCATCTGTGTACATGTTTACGACATGCAGCTACCATTTTTCGGCCAAATGGGATTCATTCCATTGTATTCATAGATAAGAATACGCTAACATAGCAGTCATGCGTGTGTAATCCATCATGGAACTTAATGATTTTTTTCAAATCTGATTATTCCTTATGGATTTTCTTTGCTATTTTTAGGACATAGGGCAGTGTCCTAAGCCAAAACAATAATTCAATACAATACTGTTTAGCCTTTTAAGAGGAACAACCCATGAAACTCTTTGAAAAAATCACCAATCCGCGTGAAATCCGTCGCAAGCTCGGCCTCAACCAGCAGGAATTCTGGAGCCGCATCGGCGTAACCCAGTCTGGCGGCTCCCGCTATGAAAGCGGTCGCAACATGCCCAAACCAGTACGCGAACTGCTACGTCTGGTTCACGTCGAGCAGATCGACCTGTCCAAGGTACGCCGCGAAGACTTCGAAATCGTCGAGTATCTGAAGGAAACCCACCCTGACCTGTACAAGAGCCTGCGCAAGGCAGTACGTGCCAAGATGGAAGCCCAGGAAGGCAGCAGCGAAGCCACCGCAAGCTGATTGTCCTTTTGTGGGCCTGAGGGCAGCAGCGCTCATCATGCATGGCGAGCGCTGCTGCCCTTTACTCATACCTGCCCGACTGCCAGCACAGACCGGGCCACCCGGTTTACTCGCCGGCGTTACGCACCAGCAACACCGGTACATCTGCCTGCTTGAGCAGTCCCTCGGCGACACTACCCATCAGGATGTGCATCAAACCGCTCCAGCCGTGGGTTCCCATCACCACCAGGTCCGCACCCCAACTATTGGCATCATCCAGCAGCACCGAGGCAATCTTGTCGCCCCAACTTTCCAGAATCTTCACTTCCGGAGTCAGCCCCGCAGCCACCGCCTGCGCCTGAGCCTGCCCCAATACCTGCTCGCCAGCCTGCTTGATGGACTTTTGCAATTCTGCCGCATCCAGGAATTCGGTACCGCCCCAGCCAAACTGGGCCAGATCCACCACGTGCACCAGCCGGATGGTGCTGTTCATGCTCTTGGCCAGCCGACATGCTTCAGCCAGTGCAAGGTTGGAAGTGTCGCTGTCATCCACCGGCACGAAAATGCGTTGGTACATAACCCTCTCCTTGTGTGTGTTGCTACTATGCATTCAGTCTATCAAACCATGCCTGCCAGCGGTTGATACAGATTAAGACAGTCGATTAGACTGAAAGTCATTTTATTCAGGTGAAATCATGGCCCGTATCAAGATTGCCCTTCCCGAGCAGTTCATCTATCAGACCAGCATGGACGTCCGCATCGGCGATATCAACTACGGCGGCCACATGGCCAACGATGCCATTTTGCGGCTGGCACACGAAGCGCGCTTGCGCTGGCTCAAGAGCATGGGCTACAGCGAACTGGATGTCGAGGGTGTTGGCATTATCATGGCAGATGCTGCGGTAATGTACCGGGCCGAGGCCTTTCATGGCGACAGTCTGCTATTCAAGCTGGGTGTATGCGACTCCAACAAATATGGGCTGGATATCGTCTACCAGGCAATCGATGGCAACAGCGGCAAAGAAGTGGCAAGATTAAAGACGGGAATCGTCTTTTTCGACTACCAGACCCGCCAGGTGGCAGTCATGCCACCGGCCTTCGTCACAAGACTCAATCAATAACAACAGGGGATTCCGTGATGCGTCCATATCCAATCAACAGTCCACAGGCTATTGCCCGTTTGCTGGCAATGTTCATGATTTCCGATGGCAATATGGATCCGCGCGAGCTGGACTTGCTGGAAGACGTCAACGTCTACGACCTCATCAACCTGCCTCGCAAACAGTTTGCCCAGGTCCTGGTCGACTACTGTGACGACATTTCGGATGAAGCAGAACAGGATGGCACCATCCATCTGCTGGACACCGACCGCATCGAAGCCATGCTGGCGGAAGTTACCGACCCGAACAAACGCATTCTCACCTGCGTGCTGGCCATGGATATCAGCAAGTCCGATGGCACTATCAGCGATCCAGAAATCGTCCTGCTGCGCCACATGATGAAAGAGTGGAATATCAGCCTGGAAGACCTGGAACGCCAGTTCGTGCGCTAAAACCACAGGCTCCGGATTCACGGCACGAGGGCTGTGAACCATGCTCCCGGCAGTATGAAAGCCGCCCCGGCTGCCCGCGGCGGCTTTAGTATTTGATAACAACAGGGCTAACCCACATGAACACACGCTTTAGCGGCAGCACACACTACGTTGCCACCGACGACCTGATGATGGCAGTGAATGCCGCCATTACCCTGCAGCGCCCGCTACTGGTCAAGGGCGAACCCGGTACCGGCAAGACCATGCTGGCCGAAGAAATTGCCGCCAGCCTGGGACGCCAGTTGATCATCTGGCCGATCAAGTCCACCACCAAGGCCCAACACGGCCTGTATGAATACGATGCGGTATCGCGCCTGCGCGATTCGCAACTGGGCGATGCCAAAGTCCATGACATCAGCAACTACATCATAAAGGGCCAGCTGTGGCAGGCATTCGAGGCGGATACCGCGCCGGTGCTGCTGATTGATGAAATCGACAAGGCCGATATCGAATTCCCCAACGACCTGCTGCGCGAGCTGGACCAGATGGAATTCTTCGTGCACGAAACCCAGCAGTTCGTGCGCGCCAGACAGCGCCCCATCATCATCATTACCTCGAACAATGAAAAGGAGCTGCCGGACGCCTTTCTGCGCCGCTGCTTCTTCCACTACATCCGCTTCCCGGAGCGGGAAACCATGCAGGCCATCATCGACGTGCACTACCCCGGCTTGCAACAGCAACTGGTGGCGCAGGCACTGGAAGTATTCTTTGCCATCCGCGAATTGCCGGGGCTGAAAAAGAAACCCACTACCTCGGAACTGCTGGACTGGCTAAAGCTACTGGGTAGCGAAGGCATAGACAGCGATGAGCTGGCACAAGGCCACGGCAATGCCAGCCTGCCGCCTCTGGCCGGGGCATTGCTGAAAAACGAGCAGGACATCTCCTTGTTCGAGCGACTGGCCAATATGGCCAGACTGCGCCGTGGCTGAAACATCCGACCTGCTACAAGGCTTTGCCGCCCAACTGCGCTTGCAGGGCAAGAGCCCGCACACACAGGACGCTTACCTGCGCGACCTGCAAGGGCTGCAAAGCCTGCTGGGTGAGCGTGACTGGCTGCACGTCAGGCCAGACGACATCCGCAAGGCCATGGCTACCCTGCACGCACGCGGCATGGGCAGCCGCAGCCTGGCACGTAAGCTGTCATCCTGGCGTCAGTTTTACGACTGGCTGTTGCGCGAGCAACAGCTTGATGCCAACCCCTGCCTGGGCTTGCGTGCCCCCAAGCAGGACAAACCACTGCCAAAGGCACTGCCCGTTGACGGCACCGCAGCGCTGCTGGAACACATTCCACCCGAAGACATGCTCAGTCTACGTGACCGGGCCTTGTTCGAGCTGATGTATTCCTCTGGACTGCGCCTATCGGAAGCCGTAGCACTTAATCTGGCCGATATGGACTTGTCCGAGCAACTGGTACGGGTACACGGCAAGGGCAACAAAACGCGGCTACTCCCCATCGGCCGCACTGCGCGGGAATACCTGCAGCAATGGCTGCAGGAAAGAGCTGCCGAAACAGGCTGCCAGGCGGTATTTGTCGGTCAGCACGGCAAGCGTCTTGGTGCCAGACAGGTACAGAAACGGCTAGCCGAATGGGCGATCCGCACCGGCATGGACAGGCATGTCCACCCGCACATGCTGCGCCACTCGTTTGCTACCCACCTGTTGCAATCATCCGGCGACCTGCGGGCGGTACAAGAGCTGCTGGGGCACGCCAATCTGTCCACCACCCAGATCTACACCGCGCTGGACTTCCAGCATCTGGCCAAGGTGTACGATGCCGCCCACCCCCGCGCCCGCAAGAAAGATTGACCCCGACCTGATGCCAGCAACAAAAAAGCGCCGGCTGCTGCCGGCGCTTTTGTATACATGCCCAACCCCGCTCAAGCGCGGCGTGGCACTGCAGCCAGCACGGCCTTGAGCAGTTGCCAGGCCTTGTCAACCGAGGCCAGCTCCACCCGCTCGCCCGGCGCATGGGCACCACGAATGGTCGGTCCGAAGGAAACCATGTCCATGGCGGGATATTTGGCACCGATGATGCCGCACTCCAGTCCGGCATGAATCACCTGTACGCCGGACTTGCCACCGAACTCCTGGGTATAAACCTGCTGGAACAAGGCCAGCAACGGCGACTGCGGATTGGGTGCCCAGCCCGGGTAGCCGCCTTCCATTTCCACGGCGAAACCGGCCAGGCCAAACAAGCTTTCAACTTCCCGCGCCAGCATCCAGGTGCCGGAATCCAGCAGCGAACGCACCATCAGGTTGGCAAATACCTTGCCATTTTCCACCCGCACCACGCCCAGATTGTTCGAGGTTTCCACCACACCGCTGACCCGCTGGCTCATGCGCTTGACCCCATGCGGTGCCGCATGCAATGCCGCCAGAATGGCAGCCTGATCAGCAGCATCCAGCACGACATCGGCACTGCACACCTCGGCCACCACGGTGATGCCCTCGTCCACACCGGCCAGTTCGAAACGCAGCAAGGACTGGAAGGCATCCAGCTTGGCCGCCAGCAGGTCTGCATCCGCGGCCGGATAGGCCACTACGGCAACCGCTTCGCGCGACAGGGCGTTGCGGGCCGTACCTCCGGTAAAGGACACCAGACGCAAATCGGTTTTCGCTTCCAGTTCACGCAGCAAACGTACCAGCAGCTTGTTGGCATTGCCGCGGCCAAGATGAATGTCAGCCCCGGAATGCCCGCCCTTCAGCCCGCGAATGGACAGGGACACAACCTGATAACCGGCCGGCAGCGCCACGGTAGCGTAGCTGCGCGTGACGTTGACATCCACGCCACCGGCACAGCCCATGTAAAACTCGCCCCATTCTTCGGTATCGATATTGATCATCATGCTGCCTTGCAACAGCCCTGGCTCCAGACCCAGTGCACCGCCCATGCCGGCCTCTTCGTCCAGCGTCATCAGCACTTCCACCGGGCCATGCGCAATATCGTCGCTGGCCAGCACGGCCAGGCCCATGGCAACGCCGATACCGTTATCGGCACCGAGGGTGGTGTTCTCCGCCACCAGCCAGCCATCCTGCAATACCGGGCGGATCGGGTCTTTGAAGAAATCGTGCTCGGTGCCGGTATTGGCCTGACATACCATATCCAGATGCCCCTGCAATACCACGCCGACGCGATCTTCCAGACCGGGCGTTGCCGCTTTGCGTACGATCAGGTTGCCCGCGGCGTCCACCACGGTTTGCAAACCGCGCAACTCGGCCCAGCCCTTGAGATAGTCGCGCAATTGCTGTTCGTGCTTGGAGGGACGGGGAATGTCGCACAGGGTCTGGAAATGCTCCCAAACGGCCTGCGGCTGAAGCTCGGCGATGTTAACCACAATATATCCTTTGACATGACATGCTGACGGGCATCTTTTGCGCCGCCATCGATGGAGCGTAGCAGAGACTGTCAATGACAGCCCTGTTTTGTACACAATCGACTTTATCATGCACACGCCGCCCGGTCATGCGGCATTGCACTAGCCAGGCGCTGTCCTGCCGCTGGCTACAGCCGCCAAAACCGGGAAATCAGGCAGGCATCAGCAATGGGGCATTAACCAGCGGTACAGCCGAGCGCATATAGTGATCCAGCAGCATCCGCATGAACTGATGGCTCTTGCAGATGGCATGGCGCAACTGGCTGATGGTTTCTACCGATGGATGTGGTCCTACCAGGGTGACGATGATTTCCAGTGCCTCCCAGGGATGGGCATCGTCATATCTGGCATGCAGCTTCAGCCACTTCATGGCCTTGGTGCGCACCGCATCACCAAACTGGTTTGCATAATGCGGTTTGGCACACACCCTGGCCGACCACTCACCGGTCGCCCCTTCGATGGCGTAGTTGGTTGCTGCCATGGCCACGGCCAGCGTATCCCGGTCGCACACCTGCCAGCACCACTGGCTCAGGCACAGGGTTTCCAGCGCCTGTGTGCCATGCACCATGGCAGGAACATCTACCCCAGATTCAGCCGCCCAGTTGACCCAGTGATCGGCATGGTTCTGTTCTACCCGGATATTGCGGATCAGATAGCGGCGTGCCATATCTTGCCCCAGCCCTTGGCCATAGCGGATTTTAAGCAGATTCATGGCCATGTATTGCGGAAACTGCTCAATCACCGGCCAACCACCGGACAGAAAGGCCTTGTGTGTTACATGATCAAGTCGGGCTTCCTGCATCCGGGTAAACAATTCGTGCTCCACCACCGCGCTTTTATAACGGTCGCAATAGTGGACCAACTCCTGCGTCCAGGCTGGATAACTGCAAACATCCATCAGCGGACCGGTGCGGACAAATTGCTGCTGGTCTGACATGCTTTCATTCTTTCCTGAAAAGGTCCGTATCAACTGCGGTCGGGCCAGCGGTATACGGCGGATTCTGGCTGGCCATGAGCAGGATAAACAAAGGGTTGCGGCTCGCCAATATAATAGCCCTGCGCATAATCCACGCCGATCTCCTGCAATGCAGCAAGTATTTCCGGGGCACTGACAAACTCTGCAATCGTCTTTTTTCCGGTCACATGTCCGATATGGTTGATCATTTCTACCATGGCCCGGTCCACCGAATCATTCACCATGTCCTTGACGAAACTGCCATCAATTTTCAGGTAATCCACCGGCAGATGCTTGAGATAGACAAAAGAGGACATGCCGGCACCAAAGTCATCCAGTGAAAAATGGCAGCCCAGGCCCTTGAGTTCGCTGATAAAACGCGTGGCCTGCTGCAGATTGGAAATGGCACTGGTTTCCGTGACTTCAAAGCAGATCATCCCCGGTGCAATGGCATAGCTGACAAACTGCCGACGGATGAAATCAAGGAAATTGTCATCGCACAACGTGGCACCGGACAAGTTGATGGCACATAGCGAGATTGAATGATCGCCCTGCTCCTGACGCTGCCACAAAGTTTCAAACGCCAGACGCACCACGATGCGGTCGATGTCGGGCATCAAACCAAAGCGCTCGGCGGCGGGAATGAATGCACCAGGCAGGATGATGCTATCGGCCTCATCCCGTAAACGCAGCAGCACCTCGACATGCCGTCCGCTCTTTTTCCCTTCATGCAGCAAGGGGATGATGTCCTGGCTGTACAGACAGAAACGCTCCTCCTCCATGGCTGAACGCAAGCGCTGCACCCAGGCCATTTCTACCGAACGGACTGCCAGCTCAGTATCTTTCGAACTGTACAACTGAATGCGATTGCGGCCTTTTTCCTTTGCCATGTAACAGGCAATGTCCGCTGCCTGCATGGCCTCGGCCAACGTAGCACCCGGCTCGCCCAGAAACACCAGACCAATACTGGTGCTGATGGAAAAGGGAATCCCCTCCCACTGGAAACCTGCCAGTTGTACTGCACGGCGCAGGCGATCGGCCTTGTCCAGCGCAGTATCGATACGGCAGTCCTCCAGCAAGACCCCGAACTCATCTCCACCCAGCCTGGCCAACACATCGGACAAACCCAACTGCTCCTGCAGCACGCGGCAAACCTGGCGCAGCAACTCATCTCCTGCAGCATGACCGTTGGTGTCATTGACCAGTTTGAATTGGTCCAGATCGACAAACAGCAACGCATGCGAGGTATCAGTCACCATCAGCCGGCTCAGGGCGCGCGTTACGCGCTGTTCAAACTCACGCCGGTTGTACAGCCCGGTCAATGCATCGTGTGCGGCCTGCCAGGAAAGATGGTTGATGTATTGCTGCTCGATGGACTTGTCATGCAGTACCAGTACCAGGCCATCCACTACGCCCTGCGCATCACGAATGGGCGAAGCCACCAGCGAAACCATATGGCTGCTGCCATCTATGCCTTGCAGTCGCAAACTGGGGAAAGTCTGCTTGCTTTCGCAGTGGGCACGCAGCTGACTGGTGGTGACCAGATCCATACTGCTGCCGGACAGGTCAATCATGGAGAAGACATCTTCAAAATAGCGACCCAACACTTGCTGGCCACCGCCAAGCAGGTGCTGGGCCACTGCATTGAGGTAACCGAGCTGGCCGGACAGATCGATGGTAATCACCGCATCGCCAATGGCATTAAGGGTGGTTTCCACGCGGTCCTTCTCAGCATTGAGTTCAGCCTGAAAGCGGGCCGACTGACGCAGCAGCACCCGTACTTGTCGCACCGTCAGCAGCAACAGGGCCGAGCCTGCCAGCAGATTCAGCCACAGCAACAAGGTGGTGGCAAAACGCGAGCCCTCACCCAGCACTTCGGAAAATGCTCGTGCCGGCGGCTTGAGTTCCTCATTGATCTCGACAATGCGTCGCCTGAGCACCTGAAGCTCATCGTCGCTGATGTAGCCATGATTGAAACCGCTGTGCAGCCGCTCGGCAATGGCTGATGTTTCCGCCACGTAGCGGTCGCCTATTTCCCAGTAATGAATGGCCTGGCTCAGATAGCTGACGTGCCGGAACCACAAGAAAGCCGCCATGACATTGTCGATATCATCCGGATGATTGCCCCCTTGCAGCAGCCCGGCGCGTGCCAGTTCCAAATCGGGTGATGCGCGATCCAGCGCCAGCCGCGCCTGACGGTCGCCCAACTGGATGGCAATGGCTGACTTGTAGGCATGAAAATCCTGCTCGGAACGACTAGCGGCATAGCGCGAGAGATAGTAGATGGCATCTTTCTGCGCCTTGGACCACAACCCTTCACCACCCACGTAGGCGCGGATGGTAGACAGGACATTCAGACTGAACACACTTACCAGCAGCAAGGCGCCGACAATCGTTACGAAGGGCCAGACCACCCGGATCAGCTTGCGGCTGCCATACGCGCTCATCGCAGACATTAAGCTCCCTTGCTATGTTTTCCCAGGTATGCGGTTGCCATGACAGCTGATCCTCACTGACAGCAGGCCCTGCACCAACAATGCCGCCA
The sequence above is drawn from the Aquitalea denitrificans genome and encodes:
- a CDS encoding TenA family transcriptional regulator codes for the protein MSDQQQFVRTGPLMDVCSYPAWTQELVHYCDRYKSAVVEHELFTRMQEARLDHVTHKAFLSGGWPVIEQFPQYMAMNLLKIRYGQGLGQDMARRYLIRNIRVEQNHADHWVNWAAESGVDVPAMVHGTQALETLCLSQWCWQVCDRDTLAVAMAATNYAIEGATGEWSARVCAKPHYANQFGDAVRTKAMKWLKLHARYDDAHPWEALEIIVTLVGPHPSVETISQLRHAICKSHQFMRMLLDHYMRSAVPLVNAPLLMPA
- a CDS encoding putative bifunctional diguanylate cyclase/phosphodiesterase: MSAMSAYGSRKLIRVVWPFVTIVGALLLVSVFSLNVLSTIRAYVGGEGLWSKAQKDAIYYLSRYAASRSEQDFHAYKSAIAIQLGDRQARLALDRASPDLELARAGLLQGGNHPDDIDNVMAAFLWFRHVSYLSQAIHYWEIGDRYVAETSAIAERLHSGFNHGYISDDELQVLRRRIVEINEELKPPARAFSEVLGEGSRFATTLLLWLNLLAGSALLLLTVRQVRVLLRQSARFQAELNAEKDRVETTLNAIGDAVITIDLSGQLGYLNAVAQHLLGGGQQVLGRYFEDVFSMIDLSGSSMDLVTTSQLRAHCESKQTFPSLRLQGIDGSSHMVSLVASPIRDAQGVVDGLVLVLHDKSIEQQYINHLSWQAAHDALTGLYNRREFEQRVTRALSRLMVTDTSHALLFVDLDQFKLVNDTNGHAAGDELLRQVCRVLQEQLGLSDVLARLGGDEFGVLLEDCRIDTALDKADRLRRAVQLAGFQWEGIPFSISTSIGLVFLGEPGATLAEAMQAADIACYMAKEKGRNRIQLYSSKDTELAVRSVEMAWVQRLRSAMEEERFCLYSQDIIPLLHEGKKSGRHVEVLLRLRDEADSIILPGAFIPAAERFGLMPDIDRIVVRLAFETLWQRQEQGDHSISLCAINLSGATLCDDNFLDFIRRQFVSYAIAPGMICFEVTETSAISNLQQATRFISELKGLGCHFSLDDFGAGMSSFVYLKHLPVDYLKIDGSFVKDMVNDSVDRAMVEMINHIGHVTGKKTIAEFVSAPEILAALQEIGVDYAQGYYIGEPQPFVYPAHGQPESAVYRWPDRS
- a CDS encoding aminoacyl-histidine dipeptidase is translated as MVNIAELQPQAVWEHFQTLCDIPRPSKHEQQLRDYLKGWAELRGLQTVVDAAGNLIVRKAATPGLEDRVGVVLQGHLDMVCQANTGTEHDFFKDPIRPVLQDGWLVAENTTLGADNGIGVAMGLAVLASDDIAHGPVEVLMTLDEEAGMGGALGLEPGLLQGSMMINIDTEEWGEFYMGCAGGVDVNVTRSYATVALPAGYQVVSLSIRGLKGGHSGADIHLGRGNANKLLVRLLRELEAKTDLRLVSFTGGTARNALSREAVAVVAYPAADADLLAAKLDAFQSLLRFELAGVDEGITVVAEVCSADVVLDAADQAAILAALHAAPHGVKRMSQRVSGVVETSNNLGVVRVENGKVFANLMVRSLLDSGTWMLAREVESLFGLAGFAVEMEGGYPGWAPNPQSPLLALFQQVYTQEFGGKSGVQVIHAGLECGIIGAKYPAMDMVSFGPTIRGAHAPGERVELASVDKAWQLLKAVLAAVPRRA